The Rhinolophus ferrumequinum isolate MPI-CBG mRhiFer1 chromosome 2, mRhiFer1_v1.p, whole genome shotgun sequence genome includes the window GAGAGAAGGGTGCAGGggcaatttaaaatttctctttaccCAAATCACATAATCCTCCAAGCTAATGCTATAGTTTGCAGTCTCTCATACCCTGATTTGGGCAGAACAAGTCCAACCCCATAGAAAGCTGGGCTTGAACTAGCCTGTTCCCAGACTCCCACTATGGGATGGGGAAAGCAGGAAGCAGAACTGCTTCACTACCTGGAGCTCCTTTGCACTTTGCCCTGTGCCTGACACTGGGCGGTGTACAAGGAAGCTGCGCTCCAGGAGCGAAGTGAAGCACCCGGACTCTCCATGGAGAGCGGGAGGCCCCCGAGGAGATGCTGCATAAGGCGAAGGCCCCAAATCTCTCCCCTCACTTCTGTAACGTCTGATAAAAAGGATGAAGCAACCCGGGCCAACCTAGCCCACCAactccctccccacacacccacTCCTCCCTCCAGACTGCAGGAAGAGCGCCCCACCCCGAGGAACCTGAGGAACAGTAACGCGAAACAGGGCGGGGCCCCAGGGACAGCCCAGCGAGGGAGCCAGCGCCCAGGCGCAGCTTCCTGAAacggaaggagggaagaaaaaagggaggagggaaaagagggagggaaggagctggTGATCCCGCCCACGCCCAGCCTAGCCGAGCTTGCAGACTTTTCCGCCTCTGCGACCTGGCAGCAGGCTGGACGGCGGGGCACTGGTACGCGTCCCGTTAAGCTTGAGCCGACCGGTGCTCGCCCAGCCTTCGACCACCAAGAATGGAAATCCCGCCGACACACTACCCAGCCTCCAGAGCGGCCTCAGTGGCAGAGAACTGCATCAACTACCAGCAGGGGACCCCCCACAAGGTGTTTTTGGTACAGACAGTCACGCAAGCCAGCATGGAGGTGAGTCCGGCAGACGGCGACGGGCCGAAAGGCACCCGCTTCCTCCACTCCCAAGGGTCTCAGCCAGGCTCCGCTGCATcttgcccctcccctccccccctcttCCACCCAAACCGCTGGCGTCAGGTCTTAATAGATTAACATTTCTGGGGATAGGCTATACTGCAGTCTCTGGGGACAGCTCTGGgctgtttgttgttttcatagGAAGGCAGAGACATGACAGTTTTTATGGATACTATTACAAGGAAATGGGAACATGTTACCAGTGAAGGGCggcatttccccttccccaagtGAAACCTGTAGGAACCATTCgaaagaatcttaaaattgcCACGACATTTCTCATCTCCTATTCCAGAGTCTGGATCAATGTTAAGTTCCTGTCTTGCAAAGGATCCTTCAGTTTAAGACCAATCCTTATTAGATCCTTTGACCCAAATGAAGGGAGAAACAAACAGCAAGAGAAACTGACAACCATTCAGGCAGTGTGAGCTGAAGCTTCGCTTTAACCACCCAAACATTACTGCCATTGACTCCCTCTGGCTAAAGGGTTAAACTAAATGCTTAAGACCTCAGCAATCACTaagcttgtttccattttactaaAATCTAATGGATCTGAGATTGTTCCTTATTTATTTGACATAAGTTTAACTGCTAACAGCCTTTAAGTGGTGACAGTAGATGTTATTccattcaaaaatgaaatacttaaatgTTTGTCTTACTGTTACAAAATTTGTTAGAGTATCATTCTGCAGGTCCACTAAGATACAAGTAAAAACCGTATTTAATATGTCTAATCACTTTGCAGTAATCTGCCTCAAAATGGAATTCACCTTCCTTGAACACTGGAGGGTACACAGGGCTTTATGAAAACCTTTTCAATGGTGTGTCCTATTTGTCATCTTTAGAATTATAAGctatttcaaaatttcttatgTAGAGAATTTAGGATCACAGATCCAGAGGTTGAAGTCCTCTGATGATTGAAAGTGAATTGGAacccattttatttatatacgCTTTTATCTTACCCGTCTGTTCTCATCCAAAATAAACCTCACAAAAGACCTGCTAAATTGGATTTTCACATACATGGAAATATGCTTTTCAAGGTCTAAGGCTTTAATTATTTACCCAGTcagcacccccaacccccaaccaaATGGGAATGGACTCTTTTAACAATGCAGAgaattgagttatttttataacaactaaccacattttcctaattttaggATATTCAAGGAAGAGGACATAAGTATCATCTTAAATTTTCTGTGGAAGAAATTATCCAAAAAGTAAGtgaaatatactttattattaaataaaatttgattctaAATATTCAAGATCACCTTTGCTGATCAAATCataggattaattttttttttttaagttgttgtaAAACCCTGCCTTGAATAAAAGAGTGACCACACAATGGTCAGTTTTTACTCTTTTTGTGTATTCTGAGATACAGGAAGCATTGCTATTGAgctatttaaaaaacagactcTATATGCTTCCCTTtaaattccctttaaaaatgttatgttctCATAGGGCAGTCTGAACTTATGCCTAATATTAACAAGTGAAATAAATTACTCTCCAATCATCACTACTTTATGTCTGcctttctcattctgtttttgatttatttaaagaaaccaaGTGCTTTTTAGATATTTATGAGCAATAGAATAGATGGCTGATATCATCATGTTCAGACAATAATCTTTCAGTAATGGGGCAAGGAAATTTTTATATAGCTGTCAAATTATTAATGAGGGAAACTTAAAAGGAAGCAATTGCAATTTGTACCATAACcatcttgaaattaaaaaaagcttGCCCTTTTGTTGAGCATAACTCAGAAGAGATACAGGCAAACATAAGGAGATTCATTGAAAGGCATCTGAGCTGCTAGACAACCATCTTTACAAAGCAGAACCAATGCtacaatcttttcattttacaagtaGATACAGATTGCTCTGAGTTTGAGAAAATTGTTGTTTCAGGAGCAGAGAGTAAGAGTaatggaaagatttaaaaaagtaacCAGAGTCTAGAGTGGTATACAAAATTGGATTAAAATCTGGCCTTGCAAATGGATGCCCCATTAATACTGAAATATAGTCCAAGTTTAAGATGAGTTTATAAGATTATGAGACCTAATAAGTTGTAAAATAAGTTGTCTATTTTAGATACCTCTAAGAAATTTTTACAAGGCCACTCCCAATTAGAGTAGGCACTCTGAAGTCAAGTCTGAAACACCACCATTATGGGATCAACGCTTTAAATGTTATAGCTCAACAATATTTAGCAATGGATGGGCATCTGCATGTAAAGATCTTTTTAACGATCTTTTGCAAAATGTTTCAAACAGCAAGTGACAGTGAACTGCACAGCTGAAGTACTTTACCCTCCAATGGGAGAAGATGCTGCACCAGAAGTCAACTTCACATTTGAAGGAGAAATTGGAAAGAACCCAGATGAAGAAGATAACACATTTTATCAAAGACTCAAGTCCATGAAGGAACCACTAGAAGCACAAAATATTCCAGGTATATAAATATGGCATGGGAAAGGATCTTCAACTTTAAGATCAATATCAATTATCTGTGCTCAAAATTGTCAGATATTAACATTATGTTGGAAATATACTAGTTTTTGCAAAAATATACATTACCAATCTAATTTAACAAAAAAGCCCTTGAAACTTTATAGATCCATGGCTTAATTATTTTCTGCACACATTTGAAGGAAACTAAGACATGACttagaatttagattttttttaaaaaaagttaatattgtATATGTAATTTCATTTATCATGTTTCCCTCACCAGACAGTTTTGGAAATATAGCTCCAGAAATGAAGCCAGTTCGACATTTAGCCTGGGTTGCCTGTGGTTATATAATATGGCAGAATTCTACTGAAAACACATggtataaaatggtaaaaattcaaACTGTCAAGCAAGTGGTAAGTAATTTCCAAAAAATATACTATTAACAGGGTTAATGTTTACTGAAAgttttataattcattattaGATAAGTGGTGCCCCTTCggtaattctgtatttaaaatagtgTAGCCGGTATTCTGAAGGAGAGGTCAGTGACAATCAAGGCCAGAGAAGGTGAAGCTGCAGTTTCAAGAAAGCAAAGTCTTGAGTTATAAACAATTTGGCATTCAGTTCTGTGCTCAGCTTAATGCAGAGTATTTCCTTTGGCAACCTAAGTTTTATGTTCAAGTTACTATAGTCATGAAATATTGAAACTatctctgctttttttcctcttctgaaatgGTAGTGCCAGAGCTACTTAAGAGTCGTGGTTGCCATTTTCCCCCAGGGATCAGCTGGGACAAAGATATTAGCATCTCAGTCTTTGTGAAGCTtgctatatataattttcttttataacccAGTTAGTCATAATTTACAATCTCATATCTTACTTGTTAGCCTCGTGTTTTCTTAAGTGTGATATGACTATTCTGAACTGCCTCTTTCTAGACCTTAAAGACATAAATTGTTTGATTTTAGCTTTATTAAGgggttaaaaagaaatatatgtcaaCTGGTAgtatctaaaggaaaaaaagaaaaatagtgtgcAAAGATGCCACAAcaaaatgtaacggctgtgtgcgatgtcagaggggtagtggatggggggaggaagGTTGTcctatgtgagggatataaatgataaatgtctaactgttacattgttttgtgcacctgaaactaataaaaaaatgttattaaagaaaaaaaaggaagccacaATAAACAGTTTTAGTCAGCTccataaaagacaaagactttCCAGTCGACTTGTTACAGCTTGTTGGTAATGGCACGACAGCTGGAGCACCTTAGCGCCCTACTCCACAGGCTTTGGTAACCAGTTATTACATACCTACAGGCACCAGAGGGCAGGATACCCACTTACAGTCCTCAGAGTGTGATGTCAAATACATAACAAATACTACaacaacattttaagaaacagcctTTTTCGAATGCATTTTTGTAGACATCAACACTGGTTACAGCATTCCTATGGGGGTCCTGAGGCCTCAAATAATTGAGTAACTGGTCCAGGTTACAGAGGCTGTATAATCATAATTAGGATTTTCAAGCCAGGTTTTCATAGCAAAATATGCACAAAGATAGGGCTAGtagttttatgaaagaaaattccTTCACCAAATTGTAGTTTTAAAGCATTAAATGAAAATCTCAACAGAAGAGTTTAACTACTGCTTCaggttatatgtattatatatcttTACGTATTAAAATCCAACATGTAAGAAACCTTACTACTGATTTTCACATTAAAAGACATTCTTTGTTGATATAGTCAAAGAAAAGATTCCTTCAAGATACTATAAAAATAGTATACTTTCACTTGACCTGAGGGCCACATTTATAATCATTGTTAACCAAAGGAGCCACAGGAGCTTGTGTGCCCCTTGAAGTCTAGGGCTTCTTTCAATCCATCGATTATAAGCCTTAAAAAGTCTTGTCTCTGATGACTGTGGTTTTCAACTATATAAATGCAATATTTCTGTGCAGTTGATGGTATAAATACTGTATATGTGCAAAGCGATAAGCAGCACAGATCAAAGTTTTAGTAACAAAATCATAACTATATTCattacattttactatttttcagtttttaaaaagaatttctattataaaattgaaaattggtTTCCTTCAATGTAAGCACTCATTTCAGGACTGTATCCCTTAAATGATGCTTTTCTGAATATTGTAAACATTAAGAAATCTTAAATGACAAGCTATAGACTATAATGCTTTAAGTAGCTACCACAACTCAGAaactaaaatcagaaaggaaaatgatttttagactaacaaatgaaaaatcattaatttttaattgtagtttGAAAGCAAACTTATTTATAACAGAAAGTTTTTCTGTCAGTCTAAATAAATTGTgacattcaatttttatttttacttaagtgGGAGTATTATAATCATCTAATGAaagctgacttttaaaattaaaatattgtttttgccATGATACATTTTATACAccaggtttttatttattatagcaaaGAAATGATGACTTCATTGAATTAGACTACACGATTCTACTTCATGACATTGCATCTCAGGTAAAGTATCATTCACCTTTATTTGATGCCACTTTGAAAATTGAGACTTGTGTTATAGCCACAGTATTCCTTATTAATTTTGACTCTAAATCAGAATTCGTGTAAATGCATATAAATCGAATAGGGTTGAAGTATACTATACTTGTAGCAATTTAATTGTTTTGTGCTATTCGAGGACGGTTTTGTTTCTAACAAAATATAAACCCAACtctgttttcttaaatgttttctggATTTTATCACAGCATTAGTTTCCTTTACTTGCAGGAGATTATTCCTTGGCAAATGCAAGTTCTGTGGCATCCACAATATGGTACTAAAGTAAAACATAACAGTCGTCTGCCAAAGGAGGCACAACTGGAATGAACGAAGACCCTAACATTGGATGAAGTATCAGTATGCTTATTGAGGATGTATATGTCAGTCCATTGATATCTAGCTTAAGGGGCCAAATAAATCCCGAAGTGTCACTTTCTATAAATGTCTTGATTACAGCACAGAACTGTATAGCTTCCATAATAAAGAGTGTCACGATGTGAAAGTGTCCTAATAACAGTAAAAGCGCTATGTTCAACTGTGTTGCATACTTACGGGACAGGGGCAGTAATGGTCTCTCTGAAAGCAACTTTTGGCTTCCCTGTGATACAAGGACAGCCATATTCTCTTTCCATCCTCTAAAAAGAACAGgggaaataattttttggtgcatttaaatttaaaaaactgaaagaagaaaaatcctaaGAATCTTAActattagcatttatttaaatataatacataagcATATAATGAATCTTAAATCATTTATGTATCTTACAAGGATTGGATACATGGTATTAAATAATACAAACttctatacattttatataactgAATTCTAATTTAGACTGACTTACTTACCTTCAGTTAATATATCCACTAACACTTcatctttgttccattttattatatattcagtAGAATAGTATACAAGTACGAATCTGTTGTCAGAATCTTCTGCTGTCTCAACTTCAAAGATATGATCACAGCCAGAATTTTTAACCTTAAGTCAGTATATCTGGTTTTCATTGAGATATACATATGACTTTTTCCAGGAAAGTACAGGCCCCATCTGCCCATTCTTTTATCTATGTTATAATGATCTTCAAGTACTGACTTGAGAAGAAAACAAGCAAGAAATGACCTGAACAGTGGGTACTGGTGGGCCGACTTTCTCAGTAGTTTTCTCTCAGCAGGTTGTCTCCCTAAGGTTGAGACCAGGATATACTTCACCCAACTAACCATGAcctggggatggatggatggtctTATTGCAAATCCCCTGAGCCTTGATTCTAAAAGTTCACaatgttttacaataaaaatgtttagagctcaaaaataattaatttgtaaCACACAGTAGAAGAAGCAGTATACCACGTCTGGATACAAAGTGAAGCTTGAAGAACCACTATTAGTTTATGGACATTAGACTGAGAATTACTGACTTTTGCTCTTAACAAAACACAGACATAAATAAGGTGAATTAACTTCTTCGTTATTCATTACCTGAGCATAGATTTCCAGGTGTAATTCTCCCATTCCAGATACAATTGTCTCTTTGCTCTCAGTGTCAAAGTGGACTTTAAATGTGGGATCTTCTCTTGTAAACCTGCCAAtaccttttgaaaatttttccagATCattcttcaaaaaaagaaagtgattacACATTTTACTAATCATGATAAGCAATGGTATTGTTGAAAGCACACACTGAATTAAATCAAATACATAAGCAGGGAATAAATAAAAACGATCCACCACCCAGTTCCGAGGCCGTACCCTTGTAATAGGTAAGCTTGGATACCACGCAGCCAAGAGAGCAGGACTAGCTAGCTGTTGACATTTTCTTTCCACATCAAGATACAAAACAAGTCCAAGACTTAACTCTATTCCCTTTCCTATTTGTGGAAAACTGCCCATAAAGCAGAAAGTGGAATCTTGTTACtgtgttgtattttaaaaaccctCTAATAGAATCAAAGGAATCAGCATGTTTACCAAGACTATTGTAGATTCAAGAGAGTGAAGATCAACACTGAGACTTTCAAAACAATCTGCTTGGATGTAGTTTGATGCATCTTTATTCTCCTTACTTATAATTCCCTATATGgtaagcagaataatggcccTCTTAAGAATATGCCCTAATCCCTCCAAACCTGTGATTATTATTTTACACTATAAAGGGGACTTGGCAAAGGTGATTAAGGTTACAGACATGAATATTctggtgggcccaatgtaatcacacaGGCTTTTAAAACTGGAAGAGGAATGCAGAAGGGTAGGTCGGAGAGATGTGaagagggaagaggcaggaaatatttgaaacacgAGAGGGACTCATTTTGCTGTTGCTGGCATTGAAAACAGGAAGAAGGGCCACAAACCTAGGAAGGTGGGCAGCCTCTTGAAGCTAGGAACAGCCCTCAGGTGACAGCAAGGAATGGGGACCCCAGTCCTACAACTACAAGGagatgaattctgccaacaatctgagtaagcaaggaaataaattgccccctagagcctccagaaaggaacacagccctgccagtatcttgattttagcccattAAGAACCAATTTCCAACCTATGcaactataaaataatacacttgtgatgttttaagccactaagtttgtggtaatttcttacagcagcaataaaacaaacaagcccTGAATCACCAGTACTTCCAGGTATTATATGTGTCTGGGGCTGTGCTATGTGTTTTGTATATGTTATCTCAAGTTCTAATCACAATGCTGCAAGACAgaattatccacattttacaggtgGAGGCAAGCaggtacagagaagttaaatgacctgCTCAGGGACATACAGATAGTGCAGGGCAAAGCCGAGACTGAATCCTGTGTTAGTCTAGCTCCGAAgtctctccctttttccctgcAAGAGCCAGGGCCTCCCAACTTACTAGATCATCCCTGCCTCCACTGTGGAGACTCAGAGCTTTATGCACTGACTTCattatttgatttaaattaaTGTACTCCAGCAAGTAGATAATCCTGAGACACCAAAAATACCTTTTGGATATTGATGCATTTGATTTCCTCCATTGTTGTGAACCATCAAAAGTCTTACATAAATCCTCAACTTAGGAATGAAGAAGCATAATATCTTTAACTTCTAGCCCTGCATATTCTGAAGGGAAAAGTAAACCCTTTAGCAAAGACCTTGGGAGAAACTGTCACATCTGTGGTAAGATGTAAGGTTTGCCTTTCCTCAAATTTCTGAGATGGAGTGATTTAATGTTTCTTGCCACCTCAACATTATCCTTTCTATAATGAGAAGGGTCTGGAAAATCTCAAGTTCCTCAAAAGTAGCAGCTGTTAATGCATCCACAAGACAAATCACAATACGTTCTATAAATGATAGTTCCCAGATGACAAGAGGTCATAAATGCAATGCATAAATGAGTTAATTTCAATATGCCAAATTAACGTGATTGTTAAGAATGTCAAggcaatttaagaaataattatagtTCAAGAACAGGACTAATTGCAATGGCAAGCCAATGTGAATGCAGAACTTATTCAAGCAGTCGGCtttgtaa containing:
- the LXN gene encoding latexin, which encodes MEIPPTHYPASRAASVAENCINYQQGTPHKVFLVQTVTQASMEDIQGRGHKYHLKFSVEEIIQKQVTVNCTAEVLYPPMGEDAAPEVNFTFEGEIGKNPDEEDNTFYQRLKSMKEPLEAQNIPDSFGNIAPEMKPVRHLAWVACGYIIWQNSTENTWYKMVKIQTVKQVQRNDDFIELDYTILLHDIASQEIIPWQMQVLWHPQYGTKVKHNSRLPKEAQLE